One genomic segment of Amycolatopsis sp. WQ 127309 includes these proteins:
- a CDS encoding YeeE/YedE family protein, producing the protein MATTESPAGDKKFLEFPTSCAAPVPRPEEPVRVVPLAVAGVLAVGLTWYVWAAYGAKSGVLLLLGLGLGLALFHSRFGFTSAWRQLIAVGNGQGLRAHTVLLGTAATLIALIAGTGSGLFGSKPAPTASPLGLALFAGATLFAIGMQLGGACASGTLFAVGSGQSAIVLTLGGFITGSVLYTWAYPVLSGWPEVKGVLLADHVGWFGSWAITIAVLAGIVVVTRAVQKRRTPPPVDAVPTARGFARVFRGSWPMLAGALVLGVLAGAVFLVSGGIWGVTSAFSLWGAKVLQVFGLHPESWAFWQQKANATSLANPIWKDKNSLTDIGIMIGAAVAAAAAGAWKIHSSIPWRTAVAAILGGIMMGVGARMAGGCNIGAYLGGISTGSLHGWLWGVFALGGTWIGLKLRPLFGLANPVPTDSIC; encoded by the coding sequence GTGGCGACGACCGAATCACCGGCCGGTGACAAGAAGTTCCTCGAGTTCCCCACCTCCTGCGCCGCGCCCGTGCCGCGGCCGGAGGAGCCCGTCCGCGTCGTCCCGCTGGCCGTCGCCGGTGTCCTGGCGGTGGGCCTGACCTGGTACGTCTGGGCGGCCTACGGCGCCAAGTCCGGCGTCCTCCTGCTGCTCGGCCTCGGTCTCGGGCTCGCGCTGTTCCACTCGCGGTTCGGCTTCACGTCGGCGTGGCGGCAGCTGATCGCCGTCGGCAACGGCCAGGGCCTGCGGGCCCACACCGTCCTGCTCGGCACGGCCGCGACGCTGATCGCGCTGATCGCCGGCACCGGCAGCGGGCTGTTCGGCAGCAAGCCGGCCCCGACGGCCAGTCCGCTCGGGCTCGCCCTCTTCGCCGGCGCGACGCTCTTCGCGATCGGCATGCAGCTCGGCGGCGCGTGCGCGTCCGGCACGCTGTTCGCGGTCGGGTCGGGCCAGTCGGCCATCGTGCTGACGCTGGGCGGGTTCATCACCGGCTCGGTGCTCTACACCTGGGCGTACCCGGTGCTCAGCGGCTGGCCGGAGGTCAAGGGTGTGCTGCTGGCCGACCACGTCGGCTGGTTCGGCTCGTGGGCGATCACCATCGCCGTGCTCGCCGGGATCGTGGTGGTCACCCGCGCGGTGCAGAAGCGCCGCACGCCGCCGCCGGTGGACGCCGTGCCGACCGCGCGCGGCTTCGCGCGGGTCTTCCGCGGCTCGTGGCCGATGCTCGCCGGCGCGCTCGTGCTCGGCGTGCTGGCCGGCGCGGTGTTCCTGGTCTCGGGCGGGATCTGGGGCGTCACCAGCGCGTTCTCGTTGTGGGGCGCGAAGGTCCTGCAGGTGTTCGGGCTGCACCCGGAGAGCTGGGCGTTCTGGCAGCAGAAGGCGAACGCGACGTCGCTGGCCAACCCGATCTGGAAGGACAAGAACAGCCTCACCGACATCGGGATCATGATCGGCGCGGCGGTGGCCGCCGCGGCCGCGGGCGCGTGGAAGATCCACAGCTCGATCCCGTGGCGCACGGCGGTCGCGGCGATCCTGGGCGGGATCATGATGGGCGTCGGCGCACGGATGGCGGGCGGCTGCAACATCGGCGCGTACCTCGGCGGCATCTCCACCGGCAGCCTGCACGGCTGGCTGTGGGGCGTCTTCGCGCTCGGCGGCACCTGGATCGGGCTGAAGCTTCGGCCGCTGTTCGGGCTCGCGAACCCGGTTCCGACCGACAGCATCTGCTGA
- a CDS encoding Bax inhibitor-1/YccA family protein, with protein sequence MRSSSNPAFRNLPKGGTQTYGQYGPPVGFNQPQGGVPGYGPGQVSSGEGDRPMTVDDVVVKTGMSLGTTLLVGIVTAIWAQNQLADTGRLSGALIGAMLGGLVVGLVISLVIIFKQKASAPLTLVYSAAEGLFLGALSGVFEVIYPGIALQAIVGTMGVFIGMLVVYKTGAVKVTPKLTKWIVGAVVGVAILMLFNLISALAFGFNPLRDGGPIAIIFSIVCIGIAAFSFLLDFDQADRMIREGMPSKWAWYVAFGLMTTLVWLYLEILRLLSYLRE encoded by the coding sequence GTGCGTTCCAGTAGCAACCCGGCGTTCCGCAACCTGCCAAAGGGCGGAACGCAGACTTACGGCCAGTACGGCCCCCCGGTGGGCTTCAACCAGCCCCAGGGCGGCGTGCCCGGGTACGGCCCGGGACAGGTCTCCTCCGGCGAGGGCGACCGCCCGATGACGGTCGACGACGTCGTCGTCAAGACGGGGATGAGCCTCGGCACCACGCTGCTCGTCGGGATCGTCACGGCGATCTGGGCGCAGAACCAGCTGGCCGACACCGGCCGGCTGTCCGGCGCGCTCATCGGGGCGATGCTCGGCGGCCTGGTCGTCGGGCTCGTCATCTCGCTGGTGATCATTTTCAAACAGAAGGCGAGCGCGCCGCTCACGCTCGTCTACTCGGCCGCCGAAGGCCTGTTCCTCGGCGCGCTGAGCGGCGTGTTCGAGGTGATCTACCCCGGGATCGCGCTGCAGGCGATCGTCGGCACCATGGGTGTCTTCATCGGCATGCTGGTGGTCTACAAGACCGGTGCTGTCAAGGTGACGCCGAAGCTGACCAAGTGGATCGTCGGCGCCGTCGTCGGTGTCGCGATCCTGATGCTGTTCAACCTGATCAGTGCGCTGGCCTTCGGCTTCAACCCGCTGCGCGACGGCGGCCCGATCGCCATCATCTTCAGCATCGTCTGCATCGGCATCGCGGCCTTCAGCTTCCTGCTCGACTTCGACCAGGCGGACCGGATGATCCGCGAGGGCATGCCGTCGAAGTGGGCCTGGTACGTCGCCTTCGGCCTGATGACCACCCTGGTCTGGCTGTACCTGGAGATCCTGCGGCTGCTGTCGTACCTCCGCGAGTAA
- a CDS encoding class F sortase, whose translation MAGKARLLAGFAAGAVTVLAVQVATGVIDAPPSTTVVAGTALPAPAAGRSPGGAPATSTPPSSVQPLPPAPPTSTAAAPAAETPRVPAPQQPGTVRLPGGGTATLVRKELGPGAELPIPADLGQATWWGAELDAAGGASVFAGHVNWRGATGPFAELWTDRIGGQVSIVDGAGKTWRYTVSQLVTVHKNDLAARADELFGQSGPHRVVLVTCGGRWVGGSDGYEENRVVIADPA comes from the coding sequence ATGGCAGGCAAAGCCCGGCTGCTGGCCGGTTTCGCAGCGGGTGCGGTGACGGTGCTGGCGGTGCAGGTCGCCACCGGCGTGATCGACGCGCCGCCGTCGACGACCGTCGTCGCGGGGACGGCGCTGCCCGCCCCCGCGGCCGGGCGGTCGCCGGGCGGGGCGCCGGCGACTTCGACGCCACCTTCTTCTGTGCAACCGCTGCCTCCTGCGCCGCCGACGTCGACCGCGGCGGCTCCGGCGGCGGAGACCCCGCGGGTGCCCGCGCCGCAGCAGCCGGGCACCGTCCGGCTGCCCGGCGGCGGCACGGCGACGTTGGTGCGCAAGGAACTCGGGCCGGGCGCCGAGCTGCCGATCCCCGCCGACCTCGGCCAGGCGACCTGGTGGGGCGCCGAGCTGGACGCGGCGGGCGGGGCGAGCGTGTTCGCCGGCCACGTCAACTGGCGCGGCGCGACCGGGCCGTTCGCGGAGCTGTGGACCGACCGCATCGGCGGCCAGGTGTCCATTGTGGACGGCGCGGGCAAGACCTGGCGGTACACCGTCTCCCAGCTGGTCACGGTGCACAAGAACGACCTGGCCGCCCGCGCCGACGAGCTGTTCGGCCAGTCCGGCCCGCACCGGGTCGTCCTGGTCACCTGCGGCGGCCGCTGGGTCGGCGGTTCGGACGGCTACGAGGAGAACCGCGTCGTCATCGCGGACCCGGCCTAA
- a CDS encoding SDR family oxidoreductase, giving the protein MATFLVTGATGLIGRQFTRLLLSRPDDDRVALVVRASSRAKLAALVDQWPHSDRVTLVTGDLGEPLLGVSETDRDELRGHVDHVVHLAALYDLTADDEASVKANVDGTRAVVDLAADLRAGCLNHVSSVAVAGDHDGVFTEEMFDAGQRLVTPYHRTKFEAEKIVREQDSVPWRVYRPAVVVGDSVTGEMDKVDGPYYLFPAISRLAGLPDLPIFGPDLGDTNVVPVDYVAKALLELVIRPGLDGQAFHLVNPEPQPVVSVYNAFAKAAGAPTITVQLNERLSRGIVGLVKLSEHIPGFTIARDAVLERLGIPPVLLETMAFPSVFSSTATRKALAGRVEVPPLEDYAATLWRYWREHLDPFRARKHGPRGELDGRRVIITGASSGIGRATALKVAAAGGIPLLVARRQHELEEVRDEIIAAGGTASVYPADLTDEDSVHKAVDAMLAEHGRIDMLVNNAGRSIRRSIRLSYDRMHDYERAMAINYFGAVRLILAVLPHMSERKFGHIVNVSSIGVQGIAPRFSAYAASKAALDYFSRIAATETHGDGITFTTIHMPLVRTPMIRPTKIYDAFPTKSPEQAADMVMKALLERPKHIGTPAGQAIGLAYTLTPGLTDAVAYQGFRIFPDSTAAGGSGGLKIGRGEKHLSRAATALARLSRGFHW; this is encoded by the coding sequence ATGGCGACGTTCTTGGTGACCGGGGCGACCGGACTGATCGGGCGCCAGTTCACCCGGCTGCTGCTCTCCCGCCCCGACGACGACCGCGTGGCGCTGGTCGTGCGCGCCTCCTCGCGGGCCAAGCTGGCCGCGCTCGTCGACCAATGGCCACACTCCGACCGCGTCACGCTGGTCACCGGCGACCTCGGCGAGCCGCTGCTCGGGGTGTCCGAAACGGACCGTGACGAGCTGCGCGGGCACGTCGACCACGTCGTGCACCTGGCCGCGCTCTACGACCTCACCGCCGACGACGAAGCCAGCGTCAAGGCCAATGTGGACGGCACGCGCGCCGTCGTCGACCTCGCCGCGGACCTGCGCGCCGGCTGCCTGAACCACGTCTCGTCGGTGGCCGTCGCGGGTGACCACGACGGCGTCTTCACCGAGGAGATGTTCGACGCCGGCCAGCGGCTGGTCACGCCGTACCACCGGACCAAGTTCGAGGCCGAGAAGATCGTCCGCGAGCAGGACAGCGTGCCGTGGCGGGTGTACCGGCCCGCCGTCGTCGTCGGCGACTCCGTCACCGGCGAGATGGACAAGGTCGACGGCCCGTACTACCTCTTCCCCGCGATCAGCCGCCTCGCCGGGCTGCCCGACCTGCCGATCTTCGGGCCCGACCTCGGCGACACGAACGTCGTCCCGGTCGACTACGTCGCCAAGGCACTGCTGGAGCTGGTGATCCGCCCTGGCCTCGACGGCCAGGCCTTCCACCTGGTCAACCCCGAGCCGCAGCCGGTCGTCTCGGTGTACAACGCCTTCGCGAAGGCCGCGGGCGCCCCGACGATCACGGTGCAGCTCAACGAGCGCCTCTCGCGGGGCATCGTCGGGCTGGTCAAGCTGTCCGAGCACATCCCCGGCTTCACCATCGCGCGCGACGCCGTGCTCGAGCGCCTCGGCATCCCGCCGGTGCTGCTGGAGACGATGGCGTTCCCGTCGGTGTTCTCCTCGACCGCGACGCGCAAGGCCCTCGCCGGCCGCGTCGAGGTGCCGCCGCTGGAGGACTACGCGGCGACGCTGTGGCGCTACTGGCGCGAGCACCTCGACCCGTTCCGCGCGCGCAAGCACGGCCCGCGCGGCGAGCTCGACGGCCGGCGCGTGATCATCACCGGCGCGTCGTCGGGCATCGGCCGCGCGACGGCGCTGAAGGTCGCCGCGGCGGGCGGCATCCCGCTGCTCGTGGCGCGGCGCCAGCACGAGCTGGAAGAGGTGCGCGACGAGATCATCGCGGCCGGCGGTACGGCGTCGGTGTACCCGGCCGACCTGACCGACGAGGACTCGGTGCACAAGGCCGTCGACGCGATGCTCGCCGAGCACGGCCGGATCGACATGCTGGTCAACAACGCCGGCCGGTCGATCCGCCGGTCGATCAGGCTGTCGTACGACCGGATGCACGACTACGAGCGCGCGATGGCCATCAACTACTTCGGCGCGGTCCGGCTGATCCTCGCGGTGCTGCCGCACATGTCCGAGCGGAAGTTCGGGCACATCGTGAACGTGTCGTCGATCGGCGTCCAGGGCATCGCTCCGCGCTTCTCGGCGTACGCGGCGTCGAAGGCGGCGCTCGACTACTTCTCGCGCATCGCGGCGACCGAGACGCACGGCGACGGGATCACGTTCACCACGATCCACATGCCGCTCGTGCGGACGCCGATGATCCGGCCGACGAAGATCTACGACGCGTTCCCGACGAAGTCGCCGGAGCAGGCCGCGGACATGGTGATGAAGGCGCTCCTCGAGCGGCCGAAGCACATCGGGACGCCGGCCGGGCAGGCGATCGGGCTGGCCTACACGCTCACGCCGGGCCTCACCGACGCCGTCGCGTACCAGGGTTTCCGGATCTTCCCGGATTCGACCGCGGCGGGCGGTTCGGGCGGGCTCAAGATCGGACGTGGCGAGAAACACCTCTCCCGCGCGGCGACCGCGCTGGCCCGGCTGTCCCGCGGCTTCCACTGGTGA
- a CDS encoding cell division protein DivIVA produces MVPERENAASALNGLLPLRREYTQAWHGFDRNEVRQYLDHVEAQLRRVVSDRDAAVAQTAAVARELESVRQQVGQLEARVEELKKPPERLEDLDERMQRTVTLAQARADEIVKRAEAAAEKTWAGSTEASTKLRERYTRLVTELDKQADLLHSEHENALSETRAEVQRLTVEAAQRRELLDNEAERKRRKLEREFEASQTAQKAALEKHVADQRTASKNQAERRLAEATAEAKRRLDEATGEAKRRLDEATTQAAQRTTAANRKVERLAEIREQARKSLAAAEDILNRSETQLATLPEEAVIPQASRLVGGDSPAESPTTPAAPVVPVVQPTPAKPPAPSGATKAPVQAKQAPPAKQAPPVKQPPAAAKQAPAAAKPGNNAPAKQHGPATKPVNGNGNGAAKPLTPAAGKPSS; encoded by the coding sequence ATGGTTCCTGAGCGCGAGAATGCCGCAAGCGCCCTCAACGGCCTGCTCCCCCTCCGTCGTGAGTACACCCAGGCCTGGCACGGCTTCGACCGGAACGAGGTGCGCCAGTACCTCGACCACGTCGAGGCGCAGCTGCGCCGGGTCGTCAGCGACCGTGACGCCGCGGTGGCGCAGACCGCCGCGGTCGCGCGCGAGCTGGAGTCCGTCCGGCAGCAGGTCGGGCAGCTCGAAGCGCGCGTCGAGGAGCTGAAGAAACCGCCGGAGCGGCTCGAGGACCTCGACGAGCGGATGCAGCGGACGGTCACGCTCGCGCAGGCCCGCGCGGACGAGATCGTCAAGCGCGCCGAAGCCGCCGCGGAGAAGACGTGGGCCGGCTCGACCGAGGCGTCGACGAAGCTGCGTGAGCGCTACACGCGGCTCGTCACGGAACTGGACAAGCAGGCCGATCTGCTCCATTCGGAGCACGAGAACGCGCTTTCCGAGACGCGCGCGGAGGTGCAGCGGCTCACCGTCGAGGCGGCCCAGCGGCGGGAACTGCTCGACAACGAGGCGGAGCGCAAGCGCCGCAAGCTCGAGCGCGAGTTCGAGGCGTCCCAGACGGCCCAGAAGGCGGCGCTGGAGAAGCACGTGGCCGACCAGCGCACGGCGAGCAAGAACCAGGCCGAGCGCCGGCTCGCGGAAGCAACGGCGGAGGCGAAGCGCCGGCTCGACGAGGCCACGGGCGAGGCCAAGCGCCGCCTCGACGAGGCGACGACCCAGGCCGCCCAGCGCACGACGGCGGCGAACCGCAAGGTCGAGCGGCTGGCGGAGATCCGCGAGCAGGCCCGCAAGAGCCTGGCGGCGGCGGAGGACATCCTCAACCGCAGCGAGACGCAGCTGGCGACGCTGCCGGAGGAGGCCGTGATCCCGCAGGCCTCCAGGCTGGTGGGCGGCGACTCCCCGGCCGAGTCCCCGACGACCCCGGCCGCACCGGTGGTCCCGGTGGTCCAGCCGACGCCGGCCAAGCCCCCGGCGCCCTCGGGCGCGACGAAGGCGCCGGTGCAGGCGAAGCAGGCACCCCCGGCGAAGCAGGCGCCTCCGGTGAAGCAGCCCCCGGCGGCGGCCAAGCAGGCCCCGGCGGCGGCGAAGCCGGGCAACAACGCCCCGGCGAAGCAGCACGGCCCGGCGACCAAGCCGGTGAACGGGAACGGCAATGGCGCCGCGAAGCCGCTGACGCCCGCGGCGGGCAAGCCCAGCTCCTGA